The genomic DNA CAAAGGATGGTGGAGCATATTGCAAGTGTCAATGTACAGTGGGTTGCTTGTGTTGTTTAGGATTGTGTGGGTGACTAAGTGCTTGCCCTTCTTCTTGCAAAGGGAGCCAGCCTTCCTGTGATGGACTTGACAGAGCTTCCGAAGTGCACCGTCTGCCTGGAGAGGATGGACGAGTCAGTCAATGGGATCCTCACCACGCTCTGCAACCATAGTTTCCACAGCCAGTGCCTGCAGCGCTGGGAGGACACCACGTAAGAGTGTTGCTTTTCCCTCCGTCCTTGGCAGGAACGTTGTGGGGGTCGCCTTTCACTCAGGCAACTTCATGATCATCCCATTCCCTCTGGTACAGTTTGACAGGTGCCCCCCCAGCTATCAGTATTGGGTTGTTTCACATGATCAATTGAGGGCAGTAGTTTTTGAGAGCCTGTTGCTTGGCAGTTTGTTTTCTTGTGTGAATACTTGTCCGTGATGGGAAGATGTTTGAATTTGGCAAAACCTTACAGTGGTTTGCCTCTCCAGTGTGGATTTTTGCCCTTGGCCCAGATGCTTTTAGCGATGAAAGCAGGTCTTGCAAGAAGAGTCTGCAGGCCAAGTAAAAAGGATACGAGACGTGAGCAGGATGGGTTGCAGTGCCCACGCTCGGCCTAACATTTAGCCATTTTTTGGCATTCCTGTTGGCCAACTTGGTTATGTTCTTGGCCTGGATTGTGACAGCTGCTTTTGCTCTTCTGGACTCTTCAGGTGTCCCGTGTGCAGGTACTGCCAGACGCCGGAGCCCGTTGAGGAGAACAAATGCTTTGAGTGTGGCGTCCAAGAAGTGAGTGGGATGAAGGCACCTTAGCGTGATGATGTGGCTGCGGTTGCTAGCCTTGTATCCCCTCCCTGCCAAGAGATTCCCATCTCCAAATCATTTTCTCCAACTTAACAAACCCTGAACCGTTTGGTGGTCTCACTGAGGGAAGAGCAGGAGTAAGGAAGGACTGGGATATTCACTCTTCTTTTCAAGGGGAGTCAATATTCCTAAACTTGGTGTGAATGTTATCCCTGTGgggcctgctcccctcccactgtTCCCAGCTTGCCACTACCTACTATTCACAGAAATCTGCCTTCTGCAGGGTTAGACCTCTGTAGACGTCTATATTGTCAGTGCAGGCCGGCACCAGATTCTCCAGGGTGTCTGAGAGAAGAGAGTTTTTCCCAACCATATTGGAAGATGcggccagggattgaacctggggcccttCTGCTTGCAAATGAGGGCTCagccgtggcctttcctcattGTGCATGCCTCTCCTGAAACTATTAGCATGTACTTGTTTTCCAAAAAGAGAACTGGATGAGGTCTCCAGTGCTTTAAAATCAATACAAAACCACAATATCAAAACATTAAACCAACCAGAGGAGTGCAATGAAAATTGGGCAGAAGGCACACCAGATGTGTGCCTAAACAGAATGGTCTTTAAATGGCACAGGACACCAGCAGTGGTGACCGatctccagtggcagggagttccaccttCTCAGTGCAGTTGAGAATACCCTTGTGCCCATAAACTGCACCATCTCTTTTCTTGCCTGCTCTGTCGTCAAagtgtctctccttcccacccttctGTTGCACAGAACCTTTGGATATGTCTCATATGCGGGCACATTGGATGTGGGCGTTACGTGAGCCGGCACGCCTACAAGCACTTTGAGGAGACCCAGCACACCTACGCCATGCAGCTGACCAATCACAGAGTGTGGGACTATGCTGGAGGTATTATATTTTCCTTGTGCTGCTTGCAGAAGAGCCGCAGTTAGTTCTAGCAGAGCTTGGCCCCAGAGCTTGCATCCGTGTGTCTAGTAGCTGCTAAGAGATCTGACTAAAAGATAGTCTCCTATTAATGTGCTTTTGAACTTGTGTTATTTCCTGTCCTTGGGATATCTTCAACACCCTACGGCTAACCTAAGCAGTGGGTGTATGTTGCTGAACCGGGCTGACCACAGTAGTGTTGACCAGGAAGATGGAGCAACTCATCCACACAAGGAAACACAACTGAGCAGCACTGTGGCACTCACAGTTTTCTCTCACTGCTGCTTGTGTAATTGTCCCATGAGGGCAGGGCGGCGAGTACAGGATCTGGTTCTCTCCTGTGAGAGGAGGAGTGGGGCTGGTTGGCTGTGTACGCCTCCCAGGGGCTCAGCAGTATGAGTGGTTTTTTATTAAAGATTTGCAGTCTGCCTTTTGGACTAATGATCTTTAGAGTTCCAGTGCTTTAAAACAGCACCAGAGTCAGCGGCCCTTGTTTTGGCTGTCTTGTCTTCATTCGGTCAAGGTTGGTTCATCTCACTCAGTATTGTGGGCACTGATTGCAGAGATTTTCCAAGGCTGAAAGAGGaattcctctgccctccctgaaaATGCTGCCAGCGACTGAACCTGGGATCCTCTGTATACAAAGCGAGTGTCCCACCTCTTTGCTACAGGCCCTGGTCCTTCTCCTCACTTCTGCAGTTTTCATCCTCCCAGTCCTGGTGCCACGTGTTGGGCCAGGCTGACAAGAACCAACCGCCCCTCCTGGGGGAGGATAGTCatgctggttcccccccccatatcttggTGGAGCCCTTTTTGCTCTGCCTGCCTCTGAACGCTGAGTGCGCTTCTCTGTCCAAACAGCACTTGCACAGGGCAGTCTGCAGCTTGTGTTCTTCCCTAGATAATTACGTCCACCGACTTGTGGCCAGCAAGACGGATGGGAAGCTGGTTCAGTACGAGTGCGAGGGGGACATGTGTCAGGAGGAGAAGATTGATGCCTTGCAGCTAGAGGTATGGCCGCTGCTTGCCCAAGTCTCTTGACTGCTCTGACTGCTTCTGATGATCTTAGTCTTTTATTCAGGGATAATTCTTGCCCAACCTGAAGTgggctgtgtgtgggggggcaatAATTGGGCATTGATCCCAATGAATGAGCTGAGAGGATTTGAACTGACCAGGCTTCTAGACTCCCTGTTCCCTAGTAAGCAGGTCATGAGTGACTTCGGGCTGATCTgctgaacagtatttatataccacttttcaactaaaagtttacaaagcggtttacagagaaaaatcaaataacgactACTTTGTTCTGTTTCTTTTCTCCATGCCGGGTGCAGTATTCATACCTACTAACCAGTCAGCTGGAATCCCAGCGCATCTACTGGGAGAACAAGATAGTCCGGATAGAGAAGGATACAGCTGAAGAGGTGAGCAGGGTCAAGAATGTTATGTCTGTTTGAAGGATGGGGTGGCAGgttgaaagaggaagaggaggaaagccTCTCTTCAGAGTACCTGGGGATGGACAGACGCAGGCCTCTCTCCAAAACTAAACACAAAACAGTTTCGTTACCTGGGTGCAGATTTATTGGGTGGGCAGAAATGTGCATGATTTCTTCAGTGGTGTTTGAGTGAAAATCCCATATATCTCTTTCGTACTGTTCTGTTTTTATGAAgtaaagcacacacacagagcctttcCTCCTAGGACACCTGCTTTCTTTGCAGACGGTCCCCAGCAGCGTTTCAGACCTGCCTGGCAAAGGCCCTTCTCTGCTTCAAGCCCTGGGGAACAGCTGCCAGTCTTGAGCaaggaggcttcagaggagaaGGCAGCTGCCTGTGTTCAATCCCATTGATGGTTTTAATTGCCCTTTCCTGCCAGtgtgtgatccccccccccccactttaagcTCTCTGAGCTGTGTGGAAATGGGCAAGAGACACTCCTGCTTCCCATTGGATACCCAGGGCCAGACCCTTCTGGGGAGGAAGCAAAGTTGCTTGCATAAGCCCTGCTCCTTCTGGAGGAGGAAGCCAAGGCCTGTTAAGGTGATGTGTTTGCTTTGTGTGTCACTGAAAATGTAGCTCAATAGAATAGGGTCATGTGATACCCATGGCTTACTGtagcagccccccacccccatcctgtgcacatttttttTGAATCATGAGCAGTAGTTTCCAATCTCCAGGGGGTGGTCAAAGTGCAGGAGTGACTCCAGAAAGACTTTTATAATGAGAACCCACATTTGGACTTTGACTTGCCTGAAGCTTCTGCTTTCTTCtaaacagattaacaacatgaAGAGTAAATTCAAGGAAACAATTGAGAAATGCGACTCCCTTGAACACAGAATGAATGACTTGCTCAAGGAAAAGCAGTCCATTGAGAGAAAGTATGTATGTTCTCATGGCTCCTTCTAAAGGCAGTCACCTACCAATATATGTGTTCACTGGGTTCCATACATCACCTTTCTGACAACATCCTCGCAGTCTAGAATAATGGCTTGCAATGTAAGAGAGACAAAAGGGAAGGGACAGATCTTGGGGTCAAGTGGGAGTGGATCCCAGCTGGGTTGATGGGGGCTTTGCTGTCTAGCCTCTCCCACTGAGGAGGAATTTGGGTGAATGAGAGTGGAATTTGATGCAAGCGTTCTCACCTGGGATCACCAACTGGGTCACCTTTTGGTTCATCAAACAAAAGGTGCAGAATGTGTTCTCTCCACTTACCTGTTTTTTACCTTCAGTGGCAGGACTATGTGCCTGCTGTGTCATACtaattgaaattctgcatcctgtTCGGTTCAAATTCCAGTGCCAAGGAAAGCTGCATCCTGTTTAAAATCACGCAAATGTGTACAACTTCCCTCCTGAAATGTTTGCCATTTGCATAATTCTGGCTTCCATTAGTTATGAAGAGGGAGAAGGGCATCCTTGAAAGGAGACAGACAGGTCTACACATCTAAGATGGAATGAACTTTCTCCTGATGGTCTCTTGGTCTTCCAGATGTGGCCAGCTAAACACGAAGGTGTCCAAGCTGACAACAGAGCTGAAGGAGGAGCAGGAAATGAACAAGTGTTTGCGAGCCAACCAGATCGTACTCCAGAACAAGCTGAAGGACGAAGAGAAATTGCTGAAGGAGACATGTGAACAGAAGGACATGCAGATCTcagaaatccaggagcagctgcgcgATGTCATGTTCTACCTGGAGACGCAGCAGAAGATCAACCACCTCCCTGCCGAGACCAGGCAGGAGATCCAGGAGGGACAGATCAATATTCCCATGGCGTCAGCGGGCTCATCAGGGGTTACAGGGAAGTCTTCccggaaggggaggggcaagaggggcaaGTGAGGAACCAGGTGGATGGGATCAATCTTATCGGAAGTGGTAGCACAGGGGTGGCCAGAGGCAGAATGAGTGTTGCCTGTGAGGCGAAATGGGCACAAGAGTCTGCGAAGGATCAATGATCCGTCTCCAGAGCCTTTCCTCCCCCAGTGCACTGGCTGTCGGCAAACAGCAGCCCTTAAGATTCTTTCTCTGCACTAGCTAGCTACTCTTAGGCAGTATGTAGTGACTCCGCTCTGGCTGTCTAACCTTATTTAATCTCCCCTTTCTGCTGCATTCCCGAGAACACTGTGCTTGGTTTTAGATGTTTGCTTGAAATCCTCTTTTGAAAGAGCAAAAAACCAAAATGATGATGAAGCCTTAGATTTATTTAAGGGGGAGCGGGAAGGGACGCTGCAGCATGTGTCTCCTGTCATAAGCCGGGGGTAGAAACGAAAGCCCAGGTTGTCCTTAACCATCTCAAAGCACTTGGTTCAAAGTGAGCACAGGCAGACTCCTTCTGGTAGTCGTGTTTTGGGAGATGGAAAAACGGGGCCAAACAGATGCAGCCATGACCGAATATATGCGTGGCTATTGCAAGCCCATAGTGAAGGCAGTGCCCAGCTTGGATGTGTCTTCGACAATGCTCGTTAGTGTTACAGAAAGCCTCATGCAAAAGAGAAGTGTGGCCAGACAGTTTTACGGCTGGGGCACCACTAGCTGGCTGCGTTTGAGCTCTTAGCACCATCAGTAGGTGTAAAATCTGCATCTCCCTTAGATTGGTGGCAAGTCCTTTGCTCTAGGCGTGTTCCAAGGCTGTGAAACATGCCCATAGGACAGACACAGTAGATCTGAGGCATGAGTTGCTGAAGAACATTAGCTGGATGTGCTGGGGCTAACAGGAAAGTGAGACAGATGTTTGGAAAGGGCTTTTTCTGTGAAACTTGCAGGCATCTCAAAAGCCAAGAAGCAACACAGCCATTTGCAGCAGAGCTCCCTGCTCTACAGGCATCCCATAAGGTTTGTTGTGTTGGTAGCTTTCTCTGAAAATACAGATTTAGTATGCTAGCTGTCTGGCTTTAGTCAAAATGCCCAACTCTGTGCTGTGGTTGGAGCAGCAGCCATGCCTAGAGAATTTGTTGCTTCCTGCCCCCATCAGGCCAGttctgctggggtgggggtgggggttgttcTGCATTACATGTAAACACATGTAACCAAACCCTGTCAGTCCTCCTCTCCCCTTCATAGGCTATCTTGGGCAAGGCAGGTTGGAGAAGAGATTCAGCAGGAAAGGCTGCCAGTTCCTTTCCCTACATGCCAGTTCGCCACCTCATAACTTCCACGCTTTCCTGTGATACTTTTTCCCGTTGGTGGTTTAAATATGCATGTGGAAGCCTGcaagaggaagggagagggttAACTCCCCTCTGCTTCTCTACTCCAACTTGCCCAGATCCAGAGTGATGTTTACTGGAGACACAAAGGAAATTAGGGCTGTCAGGAGTCAGTTCTGTGTTTGTCTGCAAGATCTAGTCTAGCCCACGACAGAACTTTCAGCCGGCTGTCAGGTAAAAGCCAATCGAGAGTGAAAGATAACGACTGCCCAAAGCAGGCTCTCAAGGAGGGGAGACCAGGGGGAGGTGGGGACTGGATCAGCTCCTTAATGTATGTATTTTAGACACACACTGTCTCTTCGACTTCCAACTTGAACTCGACTTGATTTAGAATGCCCTAGTTTGTGTGGCAGTTGTCAGTGCGACGCTGGTTACATCAAGAGCAAGGCCTTGGGGTCAGTGATATCCAACtcctcttttttttgtttcagtcAGCAGCTGAACCGTGTGAAAATTGTAGCAAAAAATCACAATGCGACTAGCTTGGATTCTTCTGGCTTCCACTTGCTTCAGGCAAGTAAGCTCAGGCTTTTGCTTGTTTGAAaagggaaaatgtgcatttttgctgTTCTCTTAGCACAGGCTTGTCCAGCTCGCTGGATGCAAGTCAGCGCAGGCTGCTGACCCAGGTGTCATCACACTGGCTGCACAAAGCCCGGGGGGCCTTGAATGCGACAGGATTGTCTTAGCACTCCAAACTCACTAGAAGCCAGCACACTCACTTTTCTAAGCACTCTGCTTTTTGTTTGTTCAAACTCCGAGGTGGAAATGTACCTTAAAacactttgggggagggggggtctctTGTTGCAGTCTCTCAGAAGCAAAAGGGTCAGTGTGGTCTCTCCTATAGCAACTCTATTTTggttatctttttttaaaatcctattttTGCAACGGTTAGTGGCGTTGCTTGATAGATACCGTGCACCCTCCTGGATTTCCTCTCCTACCTGTCTCTCTGCGTCTCCTCTGCTCATCCGTCTTCTGGGCAGAATAAGCGACTGTACCATCCTGGGGTGTTAGTGCAAACACAATGGGAAGCTTTTTATTGGAGGGGAGGAGGtgcctgtgggggggagggaacaggccGCAGTTACAAACTACTTAATCCACAGAGGCCTCGATGAAAGTGTGCAAAAAGGAATTGGAGAGCACCAGGCATAATTGTTTCTAAGGTGCATTTTTTGTAGGGAGTCTGTTAACAAGCCACTACTATGAGATGTGCGCTCAGGCATTGCCTCAAGCTGAAGGGCTTGTTCTCGCACTACACTAGCGACAAGATCAAGCGGTTTCCCGTGAAGCTTTGCGTTTCTTCTGAAAAGTTGACACATCGTGCTTTGGATTATGGTCCAAAGCCTTTTAGAGACCAAGGGAGTTGCTTGTGGTTGTGAGAGGCGTCACTCCTGTGCGCTGCATGGATGCTGTTAAATCTGCCAAGTACTTGCCCAGCGGAGAGTTGTATATCTTATTTATTTAGAGGGTAAGCTGGAATTTGGCTCATGCTGGCAGCATctgtatgttttctttttaagtgaACTCTGCTGTAACATCTGCAACAAGATCACATTAAACTGGATAAAGTCTGCACAATGTCCTTTGTGTGCAATGTTTTTTTCTTAAATGTTGGGTGTAGCAATGCAGGGGGAGCTGCAGGGCGGTGGCAAGCTTATGGCCAGAGAGGTGTAGCATGCCCAGCGTGAGAATTCTGACAGCTGGAGCTCTGTGTACCAGAGGACGGTGATCCAGTTAGCCTGTAGAACTACTACAGAACAGAAAATACAAATTGGCTGGAATTGGATCTCTGTCTCTCTGACCATATGGCCTGTTTGGGAAACAGGAAGATGAAGAAATCCTGCTGCTAATGGGGGGAAATTGAGTTGTATAATAGACCTGATAGTTTGCTTGTAACTACAAAGCCAGCTTTACCTACAGAAGTACCATATAAAGTTGTACATGTTAATAAATTGACCAGAGGCACACACAAGGAGGTTCCCAGCCTGGTCCTGGTTTTGCTTATACATTCTCTCCCCACACTGCCCTGGACTTTATCTTGGCTCTGCTTAGTAGGCAAAAAATACAAGCCACTGTAGAGGTGGCTTTTTTTCCGAATCTCACTTTAACTGCCTAGTTTTCCTTTCTGAGAAAAGCTCAAAACAGTTACAAAAAAAGGTCATTGATATTACTGTATTGGTTACAATTCTTTTGTTTAAATTGTAGAAGTTGGTTCCCCCTTAGAtaaaaaagcagcatttaaataAAAATAGCAGTTCACATTTAAGAACTGTCTGCACCTGTATCCCCTCCCCAAATATCCAAGGACTAAGCCAGCACCTGTAAAATCACTAGCAGCTGAATAACTATCTGTGAAACACAACAGTACTGAAATGAGGATAGTGCCCCTTGGCAAAAGTTAATTTCTAAGATGTTCAGAGTCAAAGCAGTGCACAGCCTTTTGAATTCAAGAGGATTCAAATTTCCAGCTTGGCTGTTGAGCCAGAAATAACAAACAGGGTGTTTCTGTTGTGATGAGAAGATTGCCGTGTGCAGTATGGTCTTATCCTTGCTATTACAAATTCTGATCACGGTGGTGTTTTAGCAGGTCCTAACCAAAGGTATTGCGATACTGCTGCTGTTTGGACTGATTCTCCCTAACATTTTTCCCCCTGATTCATAAAGACTCTTTCCATGTGATgtgcttgggggtggggagggaaaaataCATGCACACAATGACAGCCAAAGAGAGCGCAGTACAAAGAATACATTGAAATGGAAGAGGCCTGTGCAACAACTGTACAATCCTTTGTAGAGAGGGCATCAGCAAGGGAGTGAGGTTCGGAGAATAGCTGTCGAGCAGAGACTGCACAACCTGGGTCGGATgaagcggggggaggggaggagggagtcaGCAAACTGATACCCCAACCTCTCAACCTGCACGGTGGCTCCCAGTGACCAGAACTATTGGAACAAGTGATGGAT from Tiliqua scincoides isolate rTilSci1 chromosome 14, rTilSci1.hap2, whole genome shotgun sequence includes the following:
- the BRAP gene encoding BRCA1-associated protein isoform X1 produces the protein MSDEEVQEKSLATATAILEGKAPVERAAIIHQHIGRREMTDMIIETINPNADEVKAAMEDCKASEASLPEDRSKHDSQNGGLGTVPDSPSKQLPDQISFFSGNPSVEIVHGIMHLYKTNKMTSLKEDVRRSAMLCILTVPATMTSHDLMKFVASFYEVIEHMKIIRDSTPNQYMALIKFSSQADADSFYMMCNGRQFNSIEEDVCQLVYVERAEVFKSEDGASLPVMDLTELPKCTVCLERMDESVNGILTTLCNHSFHSQCLQRWEDTTCPVCRYCQTPEPVEENKCFECGVQENLWICLICGHIGCGRYVSRHAYKHFEETQHTYAMQLTNHRVWDYAGDNYVHRLVASKTDGKLVQYECEGDMCQEEKIDALQLEYSYLLTSQLESQRIYWENKIVRIEKDTAEEINNMKSKFKETIEKCDSLEHRMNDLLKEKQSIERKCGQLNTKVSKLTTELKEEQEMNKCLRANQIVLQNKLKDEEKLLKETCEQKDMQISEIQEQLRDVMFYLETQQKINHLPAETRQEIQEGQINIPMASAGSSGVTGKSSRKGRGKRGK
- the BRAP gene encoding BRCA1-associated protein isoform X2, yielding MSVSLVVLRLELDEASPVLGGFPFSAAATEMSDEEVQEKSLATATAILEGKAPVERAAIIHQHIGRREMTDMIIETINPNADEVKAAMEDCKASEASLPEDRSKHDSQNGGLGTVPDSPSKQLPDQISFFSGNPSVEIVHGIMHLYKTNKMTSLKEDVRRSAMLCILTVPATMTSHDLMKFVASFYEVIEHMKIIRDSTPNQYMALIKFSSQADADSFYMMCNGRQFNSIEEDVCQLVYVERAEVFKSEDGASLPVMDLTELPKCTVCLERMDESVNGILTTLCNHSFHSQCLQRWEDTTCPVCRYCQTPEPVEENKCFECGVQENLWICLICGHIGCGRYVSRHAYKHFEETQHTYAMQLTNHRVWDYAGDNYVHRLVASKTDGKLVQYECEGDMCQEEKIDALQLEYSYLLTSQLESQRIYWENKIVRIEKDTAEEINNMKSKFKETIEKCDSLEHRMNDLLKEKQSIERKCGQLNTKVSKLTTELKEEQEMNKCLRANQIVLQNKLKDEEKLLKETCEQKDMQISEIQEQLRDVMFYLETQQKINHLPAETRQEIQEGQINIPMASAGSSGVTGKSSRKGRGKRGK